In Microbacterium sp. zg-Y818, the genomic window CTGATATGCCTCGAGAACAGGCCACCAGGCCTTATCCACGGAGTTCTTGTCCGCCTTGTACTGCTCGTAGAGTTCATCAACGAGCCAGGCGTTGGCCCCGAACTCGCCTTCGCTCGAGGTTCCGACGCCGGTCACCTGGCTGGACACGCTGGATCGCCTGCTTTCTTCGGTGAAGTTCCGATCGCGCGCGGCATCGTCGTCGCCTGCGCGCACAGCTCTCTAGGTTAGTCCCTTTTCGCCGGTGTCTTCCGGTGGAAGCGCCGTTTCGGGCATTCGGCGAACTCCGAGCTCAGCGCGTCGCCCGCGGTTACCGTAGGAGCATGCGATTTTCCGGGGAGCGGCCTGCCGTCGATCTGACGTACTCCGACGTGTTCCTCGTGCCGCGGCGATCGGCCGTGCAGAGCCGGCTGCAGGTGGACCTGGCACCCGGCGACGGCACCGGCACGACCATCCCGCTGGTGTCGTCCAACATGAACTCGGTCACCGGTGCCCGGCTGGCCTCCGTCCTCGCGCGCCGCGGAGGGCTGGGGGTGCTGCCGCAGGACATGCCGCTGCAGGAGCTGGATGCCGCGATCCGCTGGGTCAAGGACCAGCCGGTGCGGTGGGACACCCCCTTGGTGCTGCCGCCCGAGGCGACGGTCGCCGACGCTCGGCGGCTGCTGCCGGTCACGGAGGGTCACGGCATCCTCGTCGCATCCACCCCCGGCTCCGGCCCCGGCGGTCGTCTCATGAGGAACGACGTGCTGGGGATCGTCCCCGCGCCGCGGCTGGGGACCGCCCTCGCCGACGCCCGACTGGGCGATCTGGTGAGGGGACCCGCCGCGGCGATCGACGCCGACGACGTCGAGACCCCGCGGCAGGCGTTCGACCTCATCGTGGCAGCCGAGGCCGACGTCGTCTGCGTGCTGCACCACGGGCTGCTCGTGGGCACCCTGTCCCGGCGCAGCGCCCTGCGCTCCGCGCTGTACCGGCCCGCCGTCGACGCCGACGGAAGGCTCATCGTCGCGGCGGCCATCGGCATCAACGGTGACGTGGTCGCCAAGGCGAAGGCGCTCGCCGCCGCGGGTGTGGATGTGCTCGTCATGGACACGGCGCACGGGCACCAGGAGGGCATGCTGCGGGCGCTGCACGCCGTGTCAGCCCTGGATCTCGGCATCCCCATCGCCGCCGGCAACGTCGTGACGGCCGAGGGAGTGGCGGATCTCATGGCGGCGGGCGCGTCGATCCTGAAGGTCGGCGTGGGACCGGGTGCGATGTGCACGACGCGCATGATGACCGCCGTCGGGCGCCCCCAGTTCTCGGCCGTGCTCGAGACGGCGCAGGCGGCCGCCGAGCACGGCGGACACGTGTGGGCCGACGGCGGCGTGCGCTACCCGCGGGACGTGGCCCTCGCGCTGGCGGCGGGCGCGGCATCGGTGATGATCGGCTCCTGGTTCGCCGGCACGATCGAGGCGCCGGGAGAGTTGCTGACAGACGACGCGGGGCGGGCCTACAAGGAGTCGTGGGGGATGGCCTCGACCAAGGCGGTGCACGAGCGCTTCGGGCGGCTGGACCCCTATGAGCTGGCCCGCAGGGAGCTGTTCGCCGAGGGGATCTCGTCGTCGAAGATCTACCTCGATCCGCTGCGGCCAGGGCTGGAGGATCTGCTGGACATGATCACCTCCGGGGTGCGCTCGTCGTTCACCTACGCCGGTGCGGCCAGCGTCGCCGAGTTCCACGAGCGCGCCATGGTCGGCGTGCAGTCCGCCGCCGGCTACGAAGAGGGAAAGGCCCTGCCCGTCAGCTGGTGATCCCGTAGAATTCCCCTACGATGGACGACCCTCCCAGTAGTAGATG contains:
- a CDS encoding GuaB1 family IMP dehydrogenase-related protein encodes the protein MRFSGERPAVDLTYSDVFLVPRRSAVQSRLQVDLAPGDGTGTTIPLVSSNMNSVTGARLASVLARRGGLGVLPQDMPLQELDAAIRWVKDQPVRWDTPLVLPPEATVADARRLLPVTEGHGILVASTPGSGPGGRLMRNDVLGIVPAPRLGTALADARLGDLVRGPAAAIDADDVETPRQAFDLIVAAEADVVCVLHHGLLVGTLSRRSALRSALYRPAVDADGRLIVAAAIGINGDVVAKAKALAAAGVDVLVMDTAHGHQEGMLRALHAVSALDLGIPIAAGNVVTAEGVADLMAAGASILKVGVGPGAMCTTRMMTAVGRPQFSAVLETAQAAAEHGGHVWADGGVRYPRDVALALAAGAASVMIGSWFAGTIEAPGELLTDDAGRAYKESWGMASTKAVHERFGRLDPYELARRELFAEGISSSKIYLDPLRPGLEDLLDMITSGVRSSFTYAGAASVAEFHERAMVGVQSAAGYEEGKALPVSW